The genome window GTGCGGGCTCAAAGCTGGAGGTGGCCAAAAAGCTCGGTGTGCCGGTCTTAAGCGAGGAGCAGTTTAGAGCACTGCTAATACCGAAATGCGAGAGCTAAGCGCCAGAGAGGCTATAAGATCTATGTTTTGCCAACCGCTAGCCTGATGTTCTATGATTCGTGCTTGATTTAAAAGGAAAGCATATGACTGAAATTCGCACACGATTTGCGCCGTCGCCCACTGGATTTCAACATCTTGGTGGATTTCGCACCGCTTTTTTTGCCTATCTCTTCGCCAAGCAACATGGGGGCAAGTTCCTGTTGCGAATTGAGGATACAGACCGTGAAAGGCTCGTTCCAGGAGCAGTCCGTTTTGTGATTGAGGAGCTGGCGTGGCTCGGTATTCAGATCGATGAGGGTCCTAGCCACCAGGAGCTTAAGGATATCGGAGAGTATTGGGACGGCGCGCCACAACTTGGCGGCGAGTATGGGCCGTACACGCAGAGCTTGCGGCTTCCACGCTACAAGGAGGTCGTAGAAGAGCTGATTGCCAAGGGGCATGCCTACCGCTGCGATTGCACCCCCGAGATGCTTGAGCGCGAGCGTAACGAGCAGATGGCTAGACGCGAGATGCCCGGGTACTCAGGATATTGTAGAACCCGCGACGTTAGCGCCGATACTCGACATATCATTCGTTTTAAGATGCCGCAGAAACGCTCGGTCAGCTTCGTGGATGGCATCCGTGGTCGTGTTAATTGGGAGACCATACCGTTACGCGATACTATCTTGTTTAAGAGTAACGGGTTTCCGACCTATCATTTGGCGGCCATGGTAGATGATCACGATATGTTGATTACGCATGTGATGCGTGGCATCGAGTGGTTATCATCAGCGCCGGTTCATATCCTACTGTACGAGGCGCTCGGATGGCAGATGCCGGTCTTTGCGCATTTGCCCTTAGTAAACGGAGCAGATGGAAAGAAGCTTTCAAAACGAACTGGGGCGCTTAATGCACGCGATGTGCGAGAGCTCGGATATCTACCAGAGGCAGTGCTTAACTTCGTCTCTATGATCGGATGGGCGCCGGGTGAGGGGAGCAATCAGGAGATCTTCTCGCGTCAGGAGTTAATCTCACAGTTCTCATTTGCGGGGGTGAATCAGGCTAGCGGCGTCTTTGATATCACTAAGATGGCGTGGATGAACGGACTCTATATTCGTAACCTCAGTGCAGAGGAGTTCGTTAAGCGGGCGCAGCCGTTCCTTGATTTAGTTAGTCTTAAGGTGCCAGCCGAGCAGTTCCTAGCGCTTGCGCCGCACGTTCAGGAAAGGGTCAAGGTGTTAACTGAGGTCGCGCCGATGATCGAGTTCTTAAGCGATGAACCCCTTGTACGGCAGACCGAGGCGATCTTTCAGAAGGGTATGGATGAGGCTAAGGCGCGTGAGGTTCTAACCAGCTCTATCACGCAGCTAGAGCTTTTGCCGGAGTTTTCGGTGGTTGCTATTGATCAAGTATTACGGGGGGTTGCAGTAGAGCTTGGGCTTAAGCCAGGGCCGGCCTTCG of Pseudomonadota bacterium contains these proteins:
- the gltX gene encoding glutamate--tRNA ligase, whose product is MTEIRTRFAPSPTGFQHLGGFRTAFFAYLFAKQHGGKFLLRIEDTDRERLVPGAVRFVIEELAWLGIQIDEGPSHQELKDIGEYWDGAPQLGGEYGPYTQSLRLPRYKEVVEELIAKGHAYRCDCTPEMLERERNEQMARREMPGYSGYCRTRDVSADTRHIIRFKMPQKRSVSFVDGIRGRVNWETIPLRDTILFKSNGFPTYHLAAMVDDHDMLITHVMRGIEWLSSAPVHILLYEALGWQMPVFAHLPLVNGADGKKLSKRTGALNARDVRELGYLPEAVLNFVSMIGWAPGEGSNQEIFSRQELISQFSFAGVNQASGVFDITKMAWMNGLYIRNLSAEEFVKRAQPFLDLVSLKVPAEQFLALAPHVQERVKVLTEVAPMIEFLSDEPLVRQTEAIFQKGMDEAKAREVLTSSITQLELLPEFSVVAIDQVLRGVAVELGLKPGPAFVVLRIAVTGKTVTPPLFESFAVLGRDKVLSRLREMLDLIPSSI